GGCCGGGATGCTCATGTGCTAAAAAGGCTGAGCGAGGCAACAGGGGTTCACCTTATTACATGCACAGGCTTCTATAAAGATCCTTATATCCCCCATTTTGCAGACGGCTGGTATGCGGAGCAGTTTGCACAGCATTTTATAAAAGAAGCCAAGGAAGGGATTGCCGAAACGGGCATTCTCCCGGGTGTCATCGGGGAAGTGGGCACTAGCAAAAATGAAATGAAGCCGATTGAACGTGAGCTCTTAATTGGTGCCGCTATGGCCGGAGCCGAAACCGGCCTTCCGGTGACCACTCATACAACGCTCGGAACACTCGGGCTTGAGCAGGTGCAGCTGCTGACAAAGCATGGCCTTCCGGCTGATCAGATCATCATCGGCCATCAGGACCTTAACCCGAATAAAGACGAGGTTCTGGCTGTTTTGGAAACAGGAGCCTATATCGCTTTTGATACGATCGGAAAAAATAATTACCGTCCCGATGAAGAAAGAGCCGCTTTCCTCCTTGATTTCATAAACCTCGGGCTTGAAAAGCAAATTCTTCTTTCAGCAGACTTAACCCGCAAGTCGCATTGGAAGAAGCACGGAGGACCGGGATACGGTCTTGTGCTGGAGACCTTTATTCCAAGATTGAAAGAATCAGGAATTCCGGAAAGCATTCTTCATCAGTTTCTGACCGTTAATCCATCCAGAGCTTTTTCAATAAGGGAGCGATCATAGTGTCCACATATAACCGAGCTGAATTAAAGTACGCAAAATCAGTTTTGCCAAGCCTATCGATACAGGAAGCACAGGAAAAACAATTCAAATTGGTAGACAGAATGAGCCGCTATTTCAAAGGCAGGCAATTTCTTTCAATGGGGGACCTTGGTGTTTCTCCAGCTTATAAGCGTCCGGAACAGACGTATCTTGTGGAAAGAGTTCTGGCGGATTTCTTTGAAGCAGAAGACTGCGCCCTTGTCAGGGGAGCCGGAACAGGCGCGATCCGCAATATTCTAAGCATGCTTTTGTCTCCTGGAGATGAAATGTTCATTCACACTGCACCTGTTTATACGACGACAAAGGAAACGTTAAGGATATTGGGCATTAAAACCGTCCAGGCAGATTACAACCATCTTGAGGAGGTCAGAATGGCCATCAGAAGTAATCAAAATCCTAAAGTTTTCTACATTCAGCATGCACGCCAGCAGCCGACAGATCATTATCAATTAGCCGAAGTCATCAAAGCCGTGAAGGAAGAACGCCCGGATCTTCCAATCGTCGTGGATGACAATTATTGCGCGTTGAAGACAAAGGGAATTGGCGTGGAATTAGGAGCGGATTACTCAACCTTTTCCGGATTTAAGCTTCTCGGGCCGGAAGGAATTGCGGTCATTGCCGGCAAAAAAGAGGCCATCGAACGGGTGCATCACTATAACTACTCGGGCGGCGGCCAGGTTCAGGGCTACGAAGCCATGGAGCTTTTAAGAATGATGACATTTGCACCTGTATCGCTGGCTATTCAAAACGAGCAGGTGGAAGAGCTCTGCCGCCGTCTGAATGAAGGGGCTGTGAACGGGATTCGCGCCGCCTACATGACGAATGCCCAATCCAAAAATGTCATTGTAGAACTCGAAGATCCGATTGCCCAAAGAGTGATCAGCATCAGTGATGAGCATGGGGCGGCCACTCATCCGGTTGGGGCGGAATCAAAATATGAAATTATCCCGATGATTTACCGAGTTTCCGGCAGCTTTTTGGAAGCACAGCCCGAGCTGAAGGAATATGGACTGCGCATTAATCCGATGAAATCAGGAGCGGGCACGATCATCGGCATTCTGGAAAAAGTGATACCTCTTGCAAAAGAAGTGCAGCATCGTTGATACCCGTAAATAAAGGGGGAAACTTCAATGTTTTTAGATGTAACAAGGCGCAGAAATCCTAAGCTTATTCAATCAGGTGTCACTTTGCACCAAAGCGGGCAAATACCCCCGAATACGTACGTGATTGACCTCGATATACTCGGAGAGAATGTAGAAGCTCTGGCAGAAACGGCAAAAAATCATGACTTTACGCTTTATTTTATGAGCAAGCAGCTTGGAAGGCTTCCGTTTATAGGCCAGTTTATAGCAGAGCACGGAATCGAAAGAGCGGTTGCTGTTGAATTCGACGAAGCCAAAACATTGGCAGAAGGCGGCGTTAAACTAGGAAATGTCGGCCACCTGGTTCAGCCGGGGAAAAATCAGTGGCCGGAAGTGCTGTCGTGGAATCCGGAAGTCATTACCCTATTTTCCTTTGCGCGTGCCAGACAGCTTTCTGATGCAGCTGTTCAATCAGGCATGGTGCAGGATGTACTTCTCAGGGTGTATGCAGAAGGCGATATGATTTATCCCGGACAGCAGGGCGGCTTTCGATTGGAAAAGCTGGATGAAGAGCTTCTCGAACTGGCCGGGCTTCCAGGGATTAACATAGCAGGCGTCACGACCTTCCCGAACCTTCAGATATCTCAGGACAGGAGAAGCATGGAGCCGACTCCTAACTTTAAAACCCTCCTAAAAGCAAAAGAGGTTCTGGAGAAAAAGGGCATTATTGTAAAGCAGGTAAACGGTCCAAGTGCGACCAGCTGTGAAACCATACCGTTCCTGGCAGAACAGGGTGTAACACATGGAGAACCGGGACATGCCCTCACCGGAACGACCCCGCTGCATGCTTACCGGAATCTCCCTGAGAAACCTGCCATTGTATATGTAACGGAAGTGTCCCACAAGGATCAGGAGCATTATTACGTCATTGGCGGCGGCTATTACGGACGCTCCCATTTAACCGGGTGTCTGGTCGGAAACAATGAAAAAGACATATTGAGGCAGTATGTAAAAGCAATCGAACCGGCTCCTGAAGCGATTGATTACTATGGCGCGATTGAGAAACCGAACGGTTTTAAGATTTCTGAAGGTGATACAGCTGTTTTCTCTTTCCGTACCCAGGTGTTTGTCACGAGGGCCCATATAGCCCTGGTAAAAGGAATTCAGAGCGGAAAGCCGGAATTGGTTCACTTTGAGAGGAAGTGGTAAGGATGGCAAAAGCAATTCTGCTGGTGATTGACAGCTTTGGCATCGGGGCAATGGAGGATTGTGGAGAGTACAGCCCTGGTGACTGCAGGGCCAATACCTATAAGCATATCCGGGAATCGGTTGATTTTTTAAACATACCAACTCTATATCAGCTTGGGCTGGGAACGCTTGTCGATGGCAAGGCAGCCCCTGCCAATGCTTACGGATGCTCGGCACTGGCCCATCACGGGGCAGATACGTACCTCGGGCATCAGGAAATTGCCGGAAGTTGCCCGAAGCGCTCAAATAAAAGGCTGATGAAGGATATTCATCCGGATTTGGCACAAGCATTAATAGAAGCAGGCTGCCAGGTTGAATACCCATGGGAAGACAGGCCGGTGCTGCTGGTAAACGGTGCCTGTGTCATTGGGGATAATCTTGAATCTTCATTAGGAAATATCATCAATTTAACCGCTGATTTTAATAAAATGCCTTTCCAGGAGTTAAAGAAAGTCGGAAAGATTGTCCGCCAGAACGTAGACACCAGCCGTGTGATTGCTTTTGGAGGACCCTATACAACCATCGAACATATCCTGTCAGTTGTTCATGAAAGAAATTCCGGCCAGTGGGGAGTGGATGCCCCGAAGGCCAAGGTGTACGGCAAAGGCTATGAAGTCTATCACATGGGCTACGGTGTAAACATAGACGGACAATTTCCGATGATAGCTGCCAGACATGGCCTTAAAGTACATCGGATTGGCAAAACGGCCGATGTTTTGCATGGAGAAGGACCTGCAGATCCGATTGTGGATACCGAGAAGGTTTTGCGATCTTTAGAGAAATCTTATTTGGGAGAAAAAGAGGACGCGGCGTTTCTGGTTAATGTACAGGAGACAGACCTGGCCGGACATGCTGAGGATGCCGAATGGTATGCCAGACTGCTGAATACAACCGACCAGTGGCTCGCAGAATTCCTGCCCAAGATGGCAGAGGAGGATCTGATCATTATTATGGCCGACCATGGCAACGACCCGACTATCGGCCATTCCAACCATACGAGGGAATACGTTCCAATACTTGCTGCCGGGAAGCGGGTAAAACCGGTGAACATAGGGAAGCGTAATTCGATGGCTGACGTTGGGGCGACATTTAGCGAGTTTTTTAGATTGCCTGCGACTGAGGAAGGCGAGAGTTTTTTGAAGATGGTTGTAGATTGAGAGAGGTGGAAGCCTTGGGGTTATAAATTCAGATTATAGAGGATTAGACAAAATAGTGGAAGAACTGTTTTATCAGATGATCATGGAGATAGCGAAAAAGGTCTTCTCCTAAATGTCTTATTAAAAAAATAGCTTACCTAATTCGAACAGGACAATCTTTTAGAACAGATTGAATACTCTTGATAGAGGGAGACTTAAAGTTAATTTGAAATAAATAGAGTGTTTTATAAGAGGAAGGCGTCCAGATGATTGGAAGCCTTTTTCGTGTTCAAGATTAGAATGTAACTTTAGACTTTGATAACTGTCCAGCTCCATAAGTATTACTCGATAGAAATTACTCCGTACGGCGAAAAGGGGTGGCTTTTAGGAGGAGGTGCTACCGGCTCTGCTATATGGTCTTATGCGTGGCTAGTTGAACTCCCAAAACTCTTTGTCTAATTAGGCTGGCACCTTGCCCAGTTCTTATGAGCTATATGGTTCAAATCACTTATTTTCTCTATTTCTTTTTCCTTAAAAAGCAATCTGTATTTATGTCTTTTGGTTCATTTATCTAAAAATAAAATATTTTCAATTAACTTTATGGCTTTTGTCTATTAAACTATTTCTTAAGTAACACGAAAGTTTCGTT
This window of the Cytobacillus pseudoceanisediminis genome carries:
- a CDS encoding phosphotriesterase family protein; the encoded protein is MIQTVLGKIAPEELGICSAHEHLSIDLSRVKKDPDTILDDEQGMREELEDFYRLGGRSMVEVTNDGMGRDAHVLKRLSEATGVHLITCTGFYKDPYIPHFADGWYAEQFAQHFIKEAKEGIAETGILPGVIGEVGTSKNEMKPIERELLIGAAMAGAETGLPVTTHTTLGTLGLEQVQLLTKHGLPADQIIIGHQDLNPNKDEVLAVLETGAYIAFDTIGKNNYRPDEERAAFLLDFINLGLEKQILLSADLTRKSHWKKHGGPGYGLVLETFIPRLKESGIPESILHQFLTVNPSRAFSIRERS
- a CDS encoding aminotransferase class V-fold PLP-dependent enzyme; this translates as MSTYNRAELKYAKSVLPSLSIQEAQEKQFKLVDRMSRYFKGRQFLSMGDLGVSPAYKRPEQTYLVERVLADFFEAEDCALVRGAGTGAIRNILSMLLSPGDEMFIHTAPVYTTTKETLRILGIKTVQADYNHLEEVRMAIRSNQNPKVFYIQHARQQPTDHYQLAEVIKAVKEERPDLPIVVDDNYCALKTKGIGVELGADYSTFSGFKLLGPEGIAVIAGKKEAIERVHHYNYSGGGQVQGYEAMELLRMMTFAPVSLAIQNEQVEELCRRLNEGAVNGIRAAYMTNAQSKNVIVELEDPIAQRVISISDEHGAATHPVGAESKYEIIPMIYRVSGSFLEAQPELKEYGLRINPMKSGAGTIIGILEKVIPLAKEVQHR
- a CDS encoding YhfX family PLP-dependent enzyme, producing MFLDVTRRRNPKLIQSGVTLHQSGQIPPNTYVIDLDILGENVEALAETAKNHDFTLYFMSKQLGRLPFIGQFIAEHGIERAVAVEFDEAKTLAEGGVKLGNVGHLVQPGKNQWPEVLSWNPEVITLFSFARARQLSDAAVQSGMVQDVLLRVYAEGDMIYPGQQGGFRLEKLDEELLELAGLPGINIAGVTTFPNLQISQDRRSMEPTPNFKTLLKAKEVLEKKGIIVKQVNGPSATSCETIPFLAEQGVTHGEPGHALTGTTPLHAYRNLPEKPAIVYVTEVSHKDQEHYYVIGGGYYGRSHLTGCLVGNNEKDILRQYVKAIEPAPEAIDYYGAIEKPNGFKISEGDTAVFSFRTQVFVTRAHIALVKGIQSGKPELVHFERKW
- a CDS encoding phosphopentomutase, with the protein product MAKAILLVIDSFGIGAMEDCGEYSPGDCRANTYKHIRESVDFLNIPTLYQLGLGTLVDGKAAPANAYGCSALAHHGADTYLGHQEIAGSCPKRSNKRLMKDIHPDLAQALIEAGCQVEYPWEDRPVLLVNGACVIGDNLESSLGNIINLTADFNKMPFQELKKVGKIVRQNVDTSRVIAFGGPYTTIEHILSVVHERNSGQWGVDAPKAKVYGKGYEVYHMGYGVNIDGQFPMIAARHGLKVHRIGKTADVLHGEGPADPIVDTEKVLRSLEKSYLGEKEDAAFLVNVQETDLAGHAEDAEWYARLLNTTDQWLAEFLPKMAEEDLIIIMADHGNDPTIGHSNHTREYVPILAAGKRVKPVNIGKRNSMADVGATFSEFFRLPATEEGESFLKMVVD